A DNA window from Corynebacterium ciconiae DSM 44920 contains the following coding sequences:
- a CDS encoding MarR family winged helix-turn-helix transcriptional regulator, with the protein MNAQPSFDLARNVRPALTQLYVTYFRLAERSDLTGPQLTILSRLKSDGAARISELAKREGIRMPTASNALHQLESRGLVERVRDNNDRRGVRVQLTNQGAIELDRVGEERIAQLADMFSTLEDEEIAAIEEVVPIINRLAERYTAQKHNGEK; encoded by the coding sequence ATGAACGCGCAACCTTCTTTTGACCTTGCCCGGAACGTGCGGCCCGCGCTGACCCAGCTGTACGTCACCTATTTCCGGCTTGCAGAGCGCTCCGACCTCACCGGCCCCCAGCTGACGATCCTGTCTCGGCTGAAGTCCGATGGAGCGGCGCGTATCAGCGAACTAGCCAAGCGAGAGGGCATCCGCATGCCCACCGCCTCCAATGCCCTGCACCAGCTTGAGTCCCGTGGCCTCGTGGAGCGTGTCCGCGACAATAACGATCGCCGTGGCGTCCGCGTGCAGCTGACCAACCAGGGAGCGATCGAACTCGATCGGGTCGGCGAGGAACGCATCGCCCAACTGGCCGACATGTTTAGCACCCTCGAGGACGAGGAAATCGCCGCCATCGAAGAGGTGGTGCCGATCATCAATCGCCTCGCCGAGCGCTACACTGCGCAAAAGCACAACGGGGAGAAGTAA
- the dhaM gene encoding dihydroxyacetone kinase phosphoryl donor subunit DhaM — MAVALVFVSHSAKLAEGLRDLAQEMASEVDIRAAGGTADGCIGTSIDVIEAAITQLRRAGREVVILTDLGSATMTVEMLLECYEDEPVRFVDAPLVEGAIAAAVAAQQGVDLPGVVAAARNAMYDVRPPRDDATSTTTAPADTHTPRHAAAETEPTPGYSRTATVADEAGLHARPAALIAEMAAEAEGEVELDGADAASALMVMGLGLGKGETVTITGEKADAAVIDRIADAITTGVD, encoded by the coding sequence ATGGCCGTTGCTCTCGTCTTTGTTTCCCACTCGGCTAAGCTCGCCGAAGGGTTGCGCGATCTCGCCCAAGAGATGGCCTCCGAGGTGGACATCCGCGCCGCCGGCGGCACCGCCGATGGCTGCATCGGCACCTCCATCGACGTCATCGAAGCGGCCATCACCCAGCTGCGGCGCGCTGGTCGCGAGGTGGTGATCCTCACCGATCTAGGCTCAGCAACCATGACTGTGGAGATGCTGCTCGAGTGCTACGAGGACGAGCCGGTCCGCTTTGTAGACGCTCCCCTCGTGGAGGGTGCGATTGCGGCTGCCGTCGCCGCCCAACAGGGCGTGGACCTGCCGGGGGTGGTGGCCGCGGCACGCAACGCCATGTACGATGTCCGCCCGCCGCGTGACGACGCCACCTCCACCACCACGGCCCCCGCGGACACCCACACCCCGCGGCATGCGGCAGCCGAGACGGAACCGACGCCAGGCTATAGCCGCACGGCCACGGTCGCCGACGAGGCCGGCCTGCACGCCCGCCCCGCCGCCCTCATTGCCGAGATGGCCGCGGAGGCCGAGGGTGAGGTGGAGCTCGATGGCGCCGATGCGGCCTCAGCGCTCATGGTGATGGGGCTTGGCCTCGGCAAAGGTGAGACCGTAACGATCACCGGCGAAAAGGCTGATGCGGCGGTGATCGATCGCATCGCTGATGCCATCACCACCGGTGTGGATTAG
- the dhaK gene encoding dihydroxyacetone kinase subunit DhaK encodes MKKLMNDPHDYVAESIAGFAAAHSDMVQMHTEPLFVSRSNATRKEQGKVGLISGGGSGHEPLHAGFVGTGMLDAAVPGAVFTSPTPDPIQAATVEAHRGAGVVYLVKNYTGDVLNFDTAAELAEFDDIEVRQVLINDDVAVEDSLYTAGRRGVAGTLLVEKITGAAAERGDSLDEVVAVAEKCVAQVRSMGVALSPCHVPHADKPSFELAEDDVELGVGIHGEPGRRTTSFGSADELTDAVLDPIIGDLSLAAGERVIALVNGMGGTPLSELYIVYRRLAERLNEQQVTITRSLVGNYVTSLDMQGFSISLMRVDADLLALYDAPAHTPALSN; translated from the coding sequence ATGAAGAAGCTGATGAATGACCCCCATGACTACGTCGCCGAGTCCATCGCTGGATTCGCCGCGGCACATTCCGACATGGTGCAGATGCACACCGAACCGCTGTTTGTGTCGCGGTCCAATGCCACCCGCAAGGAGCAGGGCAAGGTCGGTCTGATCTCCGGTGGAGGCTCGGGCCATGAGCCCTTGCATGCGGGCTTTGTGGGCACCGGTATGCTCGACGCCGCTGTTCCTGGTGCGGTGTTTACCTCGCCCACACCCGATCCCATTCAGGCCGCCACAGTGGAGGCCCACCGCGGGGCGGGGGTGGTGTATTTAGTCAAGAACTACACCGGCGATGTGCTTAACTTCGATACCGCCGCCGAGTTGGCCGAATTCGATGACATCGAGGTGCGCCAAGTGCTCATCAATGACGACGTGGCGGTGGAGGATTCGCTCTATACCGCTGGTCGACGCGGCGTCGCCGGCACCCTGCTGGTCGAGAAGATCACCGGCGCGGCCGCAGAGCGGGGCGACAGCCTCGATGAGGTGGTCGCTGTAGCCGAGAAGTGTGTGGCACAGGTGCGCTCGATGGGGGTGGCCCTTAGCCCCTGCCACGTGCCGCACGCCGATAAGCCCTCCTTCGAGTTGGCCGAGGACGATGTGGAGCTCGGTGTAGGCATCCATGGTGAGCCCGGCCGGCGCACCACGAGCTTCGGCAGCGCCGACGAACTCACCGACGCGGTACTGGATCCAATTATCGGCGATCTGTCGCTAGCCGCTGGAGAGCGCGTGATTGCCCTCGTCAATGGCATGGGCGGTACCCCGCTCTCGGAGCTGTACATCGTGTATCGCCGCCTCGCCGAACGACTTAATGAACAACAGGTCACTATTACCCGGTCGCTGGTAGGTAACTATGTCACCAGCCTCGATATGCAGGGCTTTTCTATCTCCCTGATGCGTGTCGACGCTGACCTGCTGGCGCTTTATGACGCCCCCGCCCACACCCCCGCTTTGAGCAACTAA
- the dhaL gene encoding dihydroxyacetone kinase subunit DhaL, with the protein MSDLSLDWALAWIKRCVADSATHRVELTDLDRAIGDADHGENLDRGFGAVSATLKQSTPDTPAAVFKSVAATLISTVGGASGPLLGTAFMRLAKVAPETIDATAVADMYEAAVAGIQARGKAEEGEKTMVDAWAPAAAAARAAASEGADAATALQAAADAAEKGAEATIPMQATKGRASYLGERSVGHKDPGATSSAYFLAAAAAAAKEGE; encoded by the coding sequence ATGTCTGACCTTTCCCTGGATTGGGCCCTCGCGTGGATTAAACGCTGCGTGGCCGACTCCGCCACCCACCGCGTAGAACTCACCGACCTCGACCGCGCTATCGGCGATGCCGACCACGGCGAGAACCTTGATCGCGGCTTTGGCGCCGTATCCGCCACCCTGAAGCAGTCCACCCCAGACACCCCAGCGGCGGTGTTCAAGTCCGTGGCCGCCACGCTGATCTCCACTGTCGGCGGCGCCTCCGGTCCGCTGCTCGGTACCGCCTTCATGCGGCTGGCCAAGGTGGCCCCTGAGACCATCGACGCTACCGCTGTGGCCGATATGTACGAGGCCGCCGTGGCGGGCATCCAGGCCCGCGGCAAGGCCGAGGAAGGGGAGAAGACGATGGTGGATGCGTGGGCGCCGGCCGCCGCCGCTGCTCGCGCCGCTGCCTCCGAGGGGGCCGATGCCGCCACCGCGCTGCAGGCCGCCGCCGATGCCGCCGAGAAGGGCGCGGAAGCCACCATCCCCATGCAGGCCACCAAGGGGCGCGCGTCCTATCTCGGGGAGCGTTCCGTGGGGCATAAGGATCCCGGCGCCACCTCCTCGGCGTACTTCCTAGCTGCGGCTGCCGCTGCCGCGAAGGAAGGCGAATAG
- a CDS encoding universal stress protein — translation MPDSRLRVLIAWQPDAANSEILDAVAWLHRSGPITIRAISAFTRPWPQTSLSKLGGKYKKWLKKQEEASREVVTAALIDAGVDKECFDKKLAVFADGSSEPHLLTQAAKDFDADIIILGPAQSAPKGRYLAGTTADALLHASPYPLALIPREVKLGKRGVNRVSCALTEEAGSADVFDHAAEVAEIYSVPLRIVAFVPDRVGNALKSTNSKLESVLADDAREHALANLDRARDSVVTHRPELKVETELATGSGWSEAMDAVKWKKSDLLVVGSEDSNPIARVFMGSHTSAVLKHARVPVMIYPTTT, via the coding sequence ATGCCTGATTCCCGCCTCCGCGTATTAATAGCGTGGCAGCCCGACGCCGCCAATAGCGAAATTCTCGATGCCGTCGCGTGGCTGCACCGTTCTGGGCCCATCACCATCCGCGCCATCTCGGCATTCACCCGGCCATGGCCCCAAACATCACTGTCCAAACTCGGCGGCAAATACAAGAAGTGGCTGAAGAAGCAGGAAGAGGCCAGCCGCGAGGTGGTCACCGCTGCGCTGATCGACGCCGGCGTGGACAAAGAATGCTTCGATAAAAAGCTCGCCGTCTTTGCCGATGGCTCCTCCGAGCCGCACCTGCTCACCCAGGCCGCCAAGGACTTCGACGCCGACATCATCATCCTTGGCCCCGCCCAGTCCGCGCCTAAGGGCCGCTATCTCGCCGGCACCACCGCCGATGCGCTGCTCCACGCCTCGCCCTATCCGCTGGCGCTCATCCCGCGCGAGGTGAAGCTGGGCAAGCGCGGCGTCAACCGCGTGTCCTGCGCCCTCACCGAGGAGGCCGGCAGCGCCGATGTGTTCGATCACGCCGCCGAGGTAGCGGAAATCTATTCGGTACCGCTGCGCATCGTGGCCTTCGTCCCCGACCGGGTGGGCAACGCCCTGAAGTCCACCAACAGCAAGCTCGAGTCCGTGCTGGCTGATGACGCGCGCGAACACGCCTTGGCCAATCTTGATCGGGCGCGGGATAGCGTCGTCACGCATCGCCCCGAGTTGAAGGTGGAGACGGAACTGGCCACCGGCAGCGGCTGGTCCGAGGCCATGGACGCGGTGAAATGGAAGAAGTCTGATCTGCTGGTGGTGGGCTCGGAAGATAGCAACCCCATCGCTCGGGTGTTCATGGGATCGCATACCTCTGCCGTGCTCAAGCACGCGCGAGTGCCCGTGATGATCTACCCCACCACCACCTAA
- a CDS encoding SDR family oxidoreductase → MRTAVVTGASGGVGREIAEQLIDAGWSVYAQYRSDSPSTDKARAAVSHASWFHLDFNSPEPDLSAVPEIRSLDALIHCAGYCQLNRIENASSAEWQDSFNVNLHGPVALTNRLLPALRAAQGTMVYLNSGAGFRVKPEWGSYAASKFAARAWCDGLREEEPDIRVSSVHPGRIDTRMQRAIVAYEGGTYEPREFLTAETVARSVVQVITTPMDAHPAELVLRPRSH, encoded by the coding sequence ATGCGCACAGCAGTCGTTACCGGCGCCAGTGGGGGAGTAGGGCGCGAGATCGCCGAGCAGCTTATCGACGCCGGCTGGTCAGTATATGCGCAGTATCGTAGCGATTCACCCAGCACGGACAAGGCCCGCGCCGCCGTCTCCCACGCCAGCTGGTTCCACCTCGACTTCAACTCCCCAGAGCCGGACCTTTCTGCCGTGCCCGAGATCCGCAGCCTCGACGCGCTCATCCACTGCGCCGGATACTGCCAGCTCAACCGCATCGAGAATGCAAGCAGCGCAGAATGGCAAGACTCCTTTAACGTCAACCTGCACGGACCGGTGGCGCTCACCAACCGACTGCTGCCTGCACTACGCGCCGCCCAAGGCACCATGGTGTATCTCAACTCGGGCGCGGGTTTTCGCGTCAAGCCTGAATGGGGTAGCTACGCGGCCTCTAAGTTCGCCGCCCGCGCTTGGTGCGACGGGCTCCGCGAGGAAGAACCAGACATCCGCGTCTCCTCTGTGCACCCTGGCCGCATCGATACCCGGATGCAGCGTGCGATCGTGGCCTATGAAGGCGGCACCTATGAACCACGTGAGTTCCTGACCGCAGAGACAGTGGCACGCTCAGTGGTGCAAGTAATCACCACTCCCATGGATGCCCACCCGGCAGAGCTGGTGCTACGCCCCCGCTCCCACTAG
- a CDS encoding Fpg/Nei family DNA glycosylase: protein MPEGHVIHRLARQLTGHFAGRVVQVSSPQGRFAAAAAQLDGRRIDSADAWGKHLFIHFDTPSPESIVHIHLGLIGKVTFEAPAEQWGQIRLHIATDEIAANLRGPQWCRLITAGEQADAIAALGADPLREEADWAEVSTRVGRSKRSIASLLMDQKYYAGVGNIYRAEVLFRQRINPLTPGANLQPEQLKAIAKDLRQLMREGERHGWIDTVLPEHTPEAMRRPAREDAHGGEVYVYRRAGQECLVCGHPVASGPMEGRNLFWCPSCQS, encoded by the coding sequence ATGCCTGAAGGTCATGTGATTCACCGTCTCGCCCGCCAGCTCACTGGGCACTTCGCCGGCCGCGTCGTGCAGGTCAGCTCGCCGCAGGGTCGCTTTGCCGCCGCCGCGGCGCAGCTCGACGGCCGCCGTATCGATTCCGCCGATGCGTGGGGAAAGCATCTCTTCATTCACTTTGACACTCCTTCGCCGGAATCGATCGTGCACATTCATCTGGGGCTGATTGGAAAAGTGACCTTTGAGGCCCCAGCGGAGCAGTGGGGCCAGATTCGGTTGCACATTGCCACTGATGAGATCGCCGCAAATCTCCGCGGACCCCAGTGGTGCCGGTTAATCACCGCCGGGGAGCAAGCAGACGCGATTGCAGCACTTGGGGCGGATCCTCTGCGAGAGGAAGCCGATTGGGCGGAAGTATCCACGCGAGTAGGCCGCTCCAAGCGCAGTATCGCCTCGCTGCTCATGGACCAGAAATACTATGCGGGCGTGGGCAATATTTACCGCGCCGAGGTGCTGTTTCGGCAGCGGATCAACCCGCTCACGCCGGGCGCAAACCTGCAGCCCGAGCAGCTGAAGGCCATCGCCAAGGATCTTCGCCAGCTCATGCGCGAGGGGGAGCGGCACGGCTGGATCGATACCGTGTTGCCGGAGCATACTCCGGAGGCGATGCGTCGTCCCGCGCGCGAGGATGCCCATGGCGGAGAGGTCTATGTTTACCGCCGTGCCGGTCAGGAATGCTTGGTGTGTGGACATCCTGTAGCCAGCGGCCCCATGGAGGGTCGCAACCTCTTTTGGTGCCCCTCCTGTCAGAGCTAA
- a CDS encoding inositol-3-phosphate synthase produces the protein MSGEVRVAIVGVGNCATSLIEGVEFYKNARDTDDVPGLMHVRFGDYHVKDVTFVAAFDVDAAKVGLDLSEATRASENCTIQIAELPHLGVEVQRGPTHDGLGRYYQQTITESEQKPVDVVQALKDAKVDVVVSYLPVGSEEADKFYAQAAIDAGCAFVNALPVFIASDPEWAEKFRSAGVPIVGDDIKSQVGATITHRVMAKLFEDRGVRLERTMQLNVGGNMDFRNMLERERLESKKISKTQAVTSNLKTSPLAGKVDDRNVHIGPSDYVGWLDDRKWAYVRLEGKAFGEVPLNLEYKLEVWDSPNSAGIIIDALRAAKIALDRGIGGPIDAASSYLMKSPPKQLGDDEARARLESFIAGD, from the coding sequence ATGAGCGGAGAAGTCCGCGTTGCCATCGTCGGTGTTGGTAACTGCGCCACCTCACTAATCGAAGGTGTCGAGTTTTATAAGAATGCCCGCGATACCGACGATGTCCCCGGCCTGATGCACGTGCGCTTCGGCGACTACCACGTCAAGGACGTCACCTTCGTTGCCGCCTTCGACGTAGACGCCGCCAAGGTGGGGCTAGACCTCTCCGAGGCCACCCGCGCCTCCGAGAACTGCACCATTCAGATCGCAGAGCTGCCGCATCTCGGTGTGGAAGTCCAGCGCGGGCCCACTCACGATGGGCTCGGTCGTTACTACCAGCAGACGATCACCGAGTCCGAGCAAAAGCCGGTGGATGTGGTCCAGGCACTGAAGGACGCCAAGGTAGACGTGGTGGTCAGCTACCTGCCCGTGGGCAGCGAAGAGGCCGATAAGTTCTACGCCCAGGCCGCGATCGACGCCGGCTGCGCCTTCGTCAACGCCCTGCCGGTGTTTATCGCCTCCGATCCCGAGTGGGCGGAGAAGTTCCGCAGCGCTGGGGTGCCGATCGTGGGCGATGACATCAAGTCCCAGGTGGGCGCCACCATCACCCACCGCGTGATGGCGAAGCTCTTCGAGGACCGTGGCGTGCGCCTCGAGCGCACCATGCAGCTCAATGTCGGCGGCAATATGGACTTTAGAAACATGCTCGAGCGCGAGCGCCTTGAGTCCAAGAAGATCTCCAAGACCCAGGCGGTGACCTCGAATCTCAAGACCTCACCGCTGGCCGGCAAGGTGGACGATCGCAACGTGCACATCGGACCCTCGGACTATGTGGGCTGGTTGGATGATCGCAAGTGGGCCTATGTGCGCCTCGAGGGCAAGGCCTTCGGCGAGGTGCCCTTGAACCTGGAATACAAGCTCGAGGTGTGGGATTCCCCGAACTCTGCGGGCATTATTATTGACGCCCTGCGCGCCGCGAAGATCGCCCTCGACCGCGGCATCGGCGGGCCGATCGACGCCGCCTCTTCTTATCTCATGAAGTCCCCGCCGAAGCAGCTGGGCGATGATGAAGCCCGCGCTCGCCTCGAAAGCTTCATCGCCGGCGACTAG
- a CDS encoding DUF1846 domain-containing protein: MLSPAIGFDRSKYIQMQSEHIKERRESLGGRLYLEMGGKLFDDMHASRVLPGFTPDNKIAMLENIKDEVEIMVCINAKDLERGKMRADLGISYEDDVLRLVDVFRERGFLVDNVVMTQCADGNKHATAFQDKLTRLGLKVTRHFVIEGYPADTEHIVSEDGLGRNEYAETSRDLIIVTAPGPGSGKLATCLSQIYHEHVRGIDVGYAKFETFPIWNIPLDHPVNAAYEAATADLDDVNMIDPFHLAAYGSQAVNYNRDVEVFPLLKHLLEKISGNSPYESPTDMGVNMVGNCISDDEVCQEAAKQEIIRRYYKALVEEKKHQKPPLESGRIRLLMGKQGIHETDRPVIEPARSIAQETGQPGSAMKLNDGEIITGKTSALLGCSAAMLLNALKYLAGIEPDVDLLAPSSIKPIQTLKTEQLGSSNPRLHTDEVLIALSVSADHDPNARRALEELHNLRGLDVHTTTILGSVDEALFRNLDIQVTSDPEYQKKSLFRK, translated from the coding sequence ATGCTTTCACCCGCCATTGGCTTCGACCGCTCCAAGTACATTCAGATGCAATCCGAGCACATCAAGGAGCGCCGCGAGAGTCTCGGCGGACGTCTCTACTTGGAGATGGGAGGCAAGCTCTTCGACGATATGCATGCCTCCCGCGTGCTGCCCGGCTTCACCCCGGACAACAAGATCGCGATGCTCGAGAACATCAAGGATGAAGTCGAGATCATGGTCTGCATCAACGCCAAGGACCTCGAGCGCGGCAAAATGCGCGCCGACCTTGGCATTTCTTATGAGGACGATGTTCTGCGCCTGGTGGATGTGTTCCGCGAGCGGGGATTCCTCGTGGACAACGTGGTAATGACCCAATGCGCGGACGGCAATAAGCACGCCACCGCCTTCCAAGACAAGCTCACCCGCCTCGGCTTGAAGGTCACCCGCCACTTCGTGATCGAGGGCTACCCCGCCGATACCGAGCACATTGTCTCCGAGGACGGTCTGGGCCGGAACGAGTACGCCGAGACTAGCCGCGACCTGATCATTGTCACCGCCCCCGGCCCGGGCTCCGGCAAGCTGGCTACCTGTCTTTCGCAGATCTACCACGAGCACGTGCGCGGCATCGATGTGGGCTACGCCAAGTTTGAGACCTTCCCCATCTGGAACATCCCGCTGGATCACCCGGTGAATGCCGCCTATGAGGCAGCAACTGCTGATCTGGACGATGTAAACATGATCGACCCCTTCCACTTGGCTGCCTATGGCTCCCAAGCCGTGAACTACAACCGCGACGTGGAAGTCTTCCCCCTTCTCAAGCACCTGTTGGAGAAGATCTCCGGCAACTCCCCCTACGAGTCCCCCACCGACATGGGTGTGAACATGGTGGGTAATTGCATTAGCGACGATGAAGTGTGCCAGGAGGCCGCCAAGCAGGAGATCATCCGCCGCTACTACAAGGCGCTGGTGGAAGAGAAGAAGCACCAGAAGCCCCCGCTGGAGTCCGGTCGTATCCGGCTGCTCATGGGTAAGCAGGGTATCCACGAAACCGACCGTCCGGTCATTGAGCCGGCACGCAGCATCGCTCAGGAGACCGGCCAGCCAGGCAGTGCGATGAAGCTCAACGATGGCGAGATCATCACCGGTAAGACCTCTGCCCTGCTCGGTTGCTCGGCGGCCATGCTGCTCAACGCGCTCAAGTACCTCGCTGGCATCGAGCCGGATGTGGACCTGTTGGCGCCCAGCTCCATTAAGCCCATCCAGACCCTGAAGACGGAGCAGCTCGGCAGCAGCAACCCGCGCCTGCACACAGATGAGGTACTCATCGCTCTGAGTGTGTCTGCGGATCACGATCCCAACGCCCGCCGCGCCCTCGAGGAGCTGCACAATCTGCGCGGACTGGATGTGCACACTACCACCATTCTCGGCTCAGTGGATGAGGCCCTCTTCCGCAACCTCGATATCCAGGTGACCTCCGATCCGGAGTATCAGAAGAAGTCGCTGTTCCGGAAGTAA
- a CDS encoding rhodanese-related sulfurtransferase, protein MLSKILLYYKFQPIADPKAVMLWQRDLCESLGLKGRILISEHGINGTVGGRMDACKIYARKTREYFKPMEFKWSEGGAEDFPKLSVKVRDEIVAFGAPGELKVDESGVIGGGVHLKPEEVNKLVEERGEEVVFFDGRNAMEAQIGKFKNAVVPDVSTTHDFIAELDSGKYDWMKDKPVVSYCTGGIRCEVLSSLMKNRGFEEVYQIDGGIVRYGEKYGNSGLWEGSLYVFDRRMHMEFEGGEFTQLGRCAHCGSETNDFHNCGNQACRKQTLMCPECASSVGHCGDKDCAEIVAASGR, encoded by the coding sequence ATGCTCTCGAAGATCCTGCTCTACTACAAGTTCCAGCCCATCGCCGATCCGAAGGCCGTGATGCTGTGGCAGCGCGACCTCTGTGAATCCCTCGGGCTGAAGGGCCGCATCCTGATCTCCGAGCACGGAATTAACGGCACCGTGGGCGGGCGGATGGACGCCTGCAAGATCTACGCCCGTAAAACCCGGGAGTATTTCAAGCCCATGGAATTCAAATGGTCTGAGGGTGGCGCCGAGGATTTTCCGAAGCTCTCGGTGAAGGTGCGCGATGAGATCGTTGCCTTCGGCGCCCCCGGTGAGCTGAAGGTGGATGAGTCCGGCGTGATCGGCGGCGGGGTCCACCTCAAGCCCGAGGAGGTCAACAAGCTCGTGGAGGAGCGTGGCGAAGAGGTGGTGTTCTTCGACGGCCGCAATGCTATGGAAGCCCAGATCGGCAAGTTTAAAAACGCCGTGGTTCCCGATGTATCCACCACCCACGACTTCATCGCGGAGCTGGACTCCGGAAAGTATGACTGGATGAAGGACAAGCCGGTGGTGTCCTATTGCACCGGCGGTATCCGCTGCGAGGTGCTCTCGAGCCTGATGAAAAACCGCGGCTTCGAAGAGGTCTACCAAATCGACGGCGGCATTGTTCGGTACGGGGAAAAGTACGGCAACTCTGGTCTGTGGGAGGGCTCGCTCTATGTCTTCGACCGGCGCATGCACATGGAGTTTGAGGGCGGCGAATTCACCCAATTGGGGCGCTGCGCTCACTGCGGGTCAGAGACCAATGACTTCCACAACTGCGGCAATCAGGCCTGCCGCAAGCAGACGCTCATGTGCCCCGAGTGCGCCAGCTCCGTGGGGCATTGCGGCGACAAGGATTGCGCAGAGATCGTGGCCGCCAGTGGCCGCTAG
- a CDS encoding TetR/AcrR family transcriptional regulator has translation MSEQPRRRGRPGNSRADIVSAAEEQFLLRGIAETSISQISQALNITKSAVYHHVASKGELIAAVAERAQHTCSSIVTLSVEGEDDGLDILKNMVWELTVALAEDRGSLRLAVAATGSEELGAPLRTVREYLRGELITHVDAARSAQRLSSALRSLVIAELIISSCVTTAACYEGDPEDAADMALSYVFQGLRA, from the coding sequence GTGAGCGAGCAGCCACGTCGGAGGGGACGGCCCGGCAACAGCCGCGCGGACATCGTGAGCGCCGCCGAGGAGCAGTTTCTCCTCCGCGGGATCGCGGAAACATCCATCAGTCAGATCTCGCAGGCGTTAAACATCACCAAGTCCGCGGTGTATCACCACGTCGCATCGAAAGGCGAGCTCATCGCCGCTGTGGCCGAACGGGCGCAGCACACCTGCTCCAGCATCGTCACCCTCTCCGTGGAGGGCGAGGATGACGGTCTAGATATTCTCAAAAACATGGTGTGGGAGCTCACCGTGGCTCTCGCGGAGGATCGGGGCAGCCTTCGTCTCGCCGTGGCCGCTACCGGCTCCGAGGAGCTTGGCGCGCCCCTGCGGACGGTGCGGGAGTACCTGCGGGGCGAACTGATCACGCATGTCGACGCCGCCCGCTCGGCCCAGCGCCTCAGCTCCGCACTGAGATCCTTGGTGATTGCTGAGCTGATCATCAGCAGCTGTGTCACCACGGCGGCCTGCTATGAGGGCGACCCCGAAGACGCCGCCGATATGGCGCTCAGCTACGTCTTCCAGGGGCTACGCGCCTAA
- a CDS encoding pyridoxal phosphate-dependent aminotransferase, translating to MDILGRALERQSTHGDALLLCVGQPSTGAPSPVVAQAETAVREDILGYTAASGTPELKEAIAGYYRRRYGVEVDPRRILITTGSSGGFTSLFLAVCDAGDEVVLARPGYPAYRNVLQALGVKLVEIDVTDPEHGFQLRVEDLEACTPRPRAVIVTSPSNPSGTVMDPAELRRLAQWCDENGVVLISDEIYHGISYGAECRSAAEFTDRAVIVGSVSKYFSMTGWRVGWLIVPPELVEPLDRLHANFTVCPPALSQQAAVKAFDHAALEELDAHVQRYARNREILLTRLPAMGLGRIAPADGAFYCYVDVSSITADSFRFAHELLDATGVAVAPGVDFDPVQGQRWIRLSYACDTDDIEAAMDRLEAYIRA from the coding sequence ATGGACATCCTCGGCCGTGCGCTTGAGCGCCAGTCAACCCATGGTGATGCCCTGCTGTTGTGTGTCGGTCAGCCCTCTACCGGTGCCCCCAGTCCGGTGGTGGCGCAGGCTGAGACGGCGGTGCGGGAGGATATTCTCGGATACACGGCCGCCAGCGGTACGCCCGAGCTGAAGGAGGCGATCGCAGGCTATTATCGCCGCCGTTATGGAGTGGAGGTAGACCCTAGGCGCATTCTCATCACCACCGGCTCCTCGGGAGGTTTTACCTCCCTGTTTCTGGCAGTATGCGATGCCGGCGATGAAGTGGTGCTGGCACGGCCGGGCTATCCCGCCTATCGCAATGTGCTGCAGGCTCTAGGAGTGAAGCTTGTGGAGATTGACGTTACTGACCCCGAGCATGGCTTTCAGCTGCGGGTGGAGGATCTTGAGGCCTGCACTCCTCGGCCGCGCGCGGTGATTGTGACCTCCCCGTCAAATCCCAGCGGCACGGTTATGGATCCGGCGGAGTTGCGTCGACTAGCGCAGTGGTGCGATGAGAACGGCGTGGTGCTGATCTCGGATGAGATCTACCACGGCATCAGCTATGGGGCCGAGTGTCGCAGCGCGGCAGAATTTACTGACCGAGCAGTCATTGTGGGCAGCGTGAGTAAGTACTTCTCCATGACTGGCTGGCGGGTCGGTTGGCTTATCGTTCCACCGGAGCTGGTGGAACCGCTTGACCGCCTGCACGCTAACTTTACGGTCTGCCCGCCGGCGCTCTCTCAGCAGGCAGCCGTGAAGGCGTTTGACCACGCCGCCCTCGAGGAACTCGACGCGCATGTACAGCGCTACGCCCGCAACCGTGAGATCCTCCTGACTCGTCTGCCCGCTATGGGGCTCGGCAGGATCGCACCGGCGGATGGCGCCTTCTATTGCTATGTGGATGTCTCGTCCATCACTGCGGACTCCTTCCGGTTCGCCCACGAGCTTCTCGACGCCACCGGGGTGGCCGTGGCGCCCGGGGTGGATTTTGACCCCGTGCAGGGCCAGCGGTGGATCCGTCTGAGCTATGCCTGCGACACGGATGATATTGAGGCCGCCATGGATCGTCTTGAGGCCTATATTCGAGCCTAA